A portion of the Anoplopoma fimbria isolate UVic2021 breed Golden Eagle Sablefish chromosome 15, Afim_UVic_2022, whole genome shotgun sequence genome contains these proteins:
- the LOC129103209 gene encoding galectin-8-like isoform X2: MSVANAKHTVLNPVIPYTGPIPGGMHPGEIIIIQGTVPPDADRFQIDLSSGCSTKPRSDVALHFSPRFKGSPCVVCNSLLKESWGKEETLHQLPYKRGAPFETIILVHEDVFKVAVNGTHLLEYKHKIPLNRVDTFSISGKVRVHAIGYIPNSAIYSESGDLSLPYKGSVLKGLSPGQHITIKGQVSMYPHSFTVNLRNSRTENIALHLNPRMKSGAFIRNSYLSESWGQEERELPFFPFSSGEYFECFVFSDSHPVSASSVQAGSEWLTLV, translated from the exons ATGTCTGTGGCAAATGCGAAACACACTGTCCTGAATCCG GTGATTCCATACACAGGGCCGATACCTGGAGGTATGCACCCAGGGGAGATCATCATCATCCAGGGCACTGTGCCCCCAGATGCTGACAG GTTTCAGATCGACCTGTCGAGTGGCTGCAGCACCAAGCCACGCTCTGACGTCGCCCTCCACTTCAGCCCTCGCTTCAAAGGCTCGCCCTGTGTGGTGTGCAACTCCCTGCTGAAGGAGAGCTGGGGCAAAGAGGAAACGCTCCATCAGCTGCCCTACAAACGCGGAGCCCCCTTTGAGACCATCATCCTGGTGCACGAAGACGTCTTCAAG GTGGCAGTAAATGGTACTCACCTGCTGGAATACAAGCACAAAATCCCACTAAACAGGGTGgacacattttctatttctggGAAAGTCAGGGTGCACGCTATTGGCTACATCCCAAACTCA gCAATATATTCAGAATCAGGTGACTTG AGCCTCCCTTATAAAGGCAGTGTACTCAAAGGACTGAGCCCCGGACAGCACATCACAATCAAAGGACAGGTCAGCATGTACCCTCACAG TTTTACAGTGAACCTCCgcaacagcaggacagagaacATCGCCCTCCATCTGAACCCTCGCATGAAGTCGGGTGCGTTCATCAGGAACTCGTACCTGAGTGAATCCTGGGGTCAGGAGGAGCGGGAGCTGCCCTTCTTTCCCTTCTCGTCAGGGGAATACTTTGAG tgttttgttttctcagatTCTCATCCTGTGTCAGCCTCATCAGTTCAAGCTGGCAGTGAATGGCTCACACTTGTTTGA
- the LOC129103209 gene encoding galectin-8-like isoform X1 → MSVANAKHTVLNPVIPYTGPIPGGMHPGEIIIIQGTVPPDADRFQIDLSSGCSTKPRSDVALHFSPRFKGSPCVVCNSLLKESWGKEETLHQLPYKRGAPFETIILVHEDVFKVAVNGTHLLEYKHKIPLNRVDTFSISGKVRVHAIGYIPNSAIYSESGDLSLPYKGSVLKGLSPGQHITIKGQVSMYPHSFTVNLRNSRTENIALHLNPRMKSGAFIRNSYLSESWGQEERELPFFPFSSGEYFEILILCQPHQFKLAVNGSHLFEFRHRVQDLSSIDQLEIMGDLELNDVKLW, encoded by the exons ATGTCTGTGGCAAATGCGAAACACACTGTCCTGAATCCG GTGATTCCATACACAGGGCCGATACCTGGAGGTATGCACCCAGGGGAGATCATCATCATCCAGGGCACTGTGCCCCCAGATGCTGACAG GTTTCAGATCGACCTGTCGAGTGGCTGCAGCACCAAGCCACGCTCTGACGTCGCCCTCCACTTCAGCCCTCGCTTCAAAGGCTCGCCCTGTGTGGTGTGCAACTCCCTGCTGAAGGAGAGCTGGGGCAAAGAGGAAACGCTCCATCAGCTGCCCTACAAACGCGGAGCCCCCTTTGAGACCATCATCCTGGTGCACGAAGACGTCTTCAAG GTGGCAGTAAATGGTACTCACCTGCTGGAATACAAGCACAAAATCCCACTAAACAGGGTGgacacattttctatttctggGAAAGTCAGGGTGCACGCTATTGGCTACATCCCAAACTCA gCAATATATTCAGAATCAGGTGACTTG AGCCTCCCTTATAAAGGCAGTGTACTCAAAGGACTGAGCCCCGGACAGCACATCACAATCAAAGGACAGGTCAGCATGTACCCTCACAG TTTTACAGTGAACCTCCgcaacagcaggacagagaacATCGCCCTCCATCTGAACCCTCGCATGAAGTCGGGTGCGTTCATCAGGAACTCGTACCTGAGTGAATCCTGGGGTCAGGAGGAGCGGGAGCTGCCCTTCTTTCCCTTCTCGTCAGGGGAATACTTTGAG atTCTCATCCTGTGTCAGCCTCATCAGTTCAAGCTGGCAGTGAATGGCTCACACTTGTTTGAGTTCAGACATCGGGTGCAGGACCTGAGCAGCATTGACCAGTTGGAGATCATGGGGGACCTGGAGCTCAATGATGTGAAACTGTGGTGA